One part of the Myxococcales bacterium genome encodes these proteins:
- a CDS encoding glycosyltransferase: MASSPVAPSPKVTAIVSTYASARFLRGCLDDLLAQTLYAQGNLEILVIDSGSPEDESDIVREYQRRFAHIRLERTERETLYASWNRAIDLATGAYLTNANTDDRHRPDALELLASHLDGSPDTAVVYADSLVTTVANETWDTNTAESRLDWPTFSYAELQRRCIVGPQPMWRKALHARWGPFDPAFRVAGDYEFWLRIGKIERIDRYPGTLGLYYRNPGGLEHGSGATSDETSAIQRRYAPAATFVVTKEPSPVAAENPMRPSSGEPLVSVIMPTYNRPDFLGRALSSLCMQTFTDFEVVVVNDCGEPVEGIVQSFADRLQITYVCHARNRDRSAARNTGIRASRGKYIAYLDDDDAYRAEHLELLVHALRAQGACVAYTEAEWVEEERIATGYRAVKSSRARDATFSRDRLMVQNYIPILSVMHERTCMDEVGMFDESLATHEDWDLFIRFANRYRFVHVASITADVSMRNDGSSTTSAHRSDFLRTLKLIHTRYHHLIAERPDLLADQAKFYEATAPLPAPEPEVDVYDKAYAWGWANPALKDIVYLCYKTPNLSENARRFYESDEFKSECQLLRDLGQGPGTGVRVLDVGCGNGVASYALARAGYQVTAIDSSNGTLAGVRAAEKLQGLDGVTFKVGRADPPGLHFPDGHFDVIWMREVLHHIKDLPAFLGEAHRVLRPGGLICCFRDTVIWNEEQRKDFFEKHPFYHITKDEGAYYLDEYRRAFRDAGFSCERELNPVESPINTFPGPCNPMQRFDEASSRTRRTGYDLFSFFYRKPRTRMPGDDVTALVEGAIRRFNDFQARLGASGR, encoded by the coding sequence ATGGCCTCCAGCCCCGTTGCCCCCTCGCCCAAAGTCACCGCCATCGTCTCCACCTACGCGTCGGCCCGGTTTCTTCGGGGCTGTCTCGACGACCTCTTGGCGCAAACCCTTTACGCGCAGGGGAACCTCGAGATCCTCGTCATCGACAGTGGATCCCCCGAAGACGAGAGCGACATCGTCAGGGAGTATCAGCGTCGATTTGCCCACATTCGGCTCGAGCGGACCGAACGCGAGACCCTCTATGCATCCTGGAACAGGGCCATCGACCTCGCCACAGGCGCCTATCTCACGAACGCCAACACGGACGACCGCCATCGCCCCGACGCCCTCGAGCTGCTGGCAAGCCACCTCGATGGAAGTCCTGATACGGCCGTGGTGTACGCCGACTCCCTCGTGACGACGGTGGCAAATGAGACCTGGGACACCAACACGGCCGAGTCACGACTCGATTGGCCGACGTTCTCGTACGCCGAGCTTCAGCGCCGCTGCATCGTAGGCCCGCAGCCCATGTGGCGCAAAGCTCTTCATGCACGTTGGGGACCGTTCGACCCCGCCTTTCGCGTCGCGGGCGACTACGAGTTCTGGCTCCGGATCGGAAAAATCGAGCGCATCGATCGCTACCCGGGGACGCTGGGCCTCTACTATCGCAATCCGGGAGGTCTCGAGCACGGTTCTGGCGCGACAAGTGACGAAACAAGTGCAATTCAACGCCGATACGCTCCGGCAGCGACCTTTGTCGTGACGAAGGAGCCCTCGCCGGTCGCCGCTGAAAATCCGATGAGGCCATCTTCGGGTGAGCCCCTCGTCTCGGTGATCATGCCCACCTACAACCGCCCAGATTTCCTCGGCCGCGCCCTCTCATCGCTCTGTATGCAGACGTTCACTGACTTCGAGGTGGTGGTGGTCAACGACTGCGGAGAGCCCGTCGAGGGGATCGTTCAGTCTTTTGCCGACCGCCTACAGATCACCTACGTTTGTCACGCGCGCAATCGAGACAGGTCGGCGGCGCGCAACACCGGAATCCGTGCGTCTCGCGGGAAATACATCGCCTACCTGGACGACGACGACGCTTACAGGGCAGAACACCTCGAGCTTCTGGTGCATGCCCTGCGGGCACAAGGTGCATGCGTGGCCTACACCGAGGCAGAGTGGGTCGAGGAAGAACGAATCGCTACCGGATATCGTGCGGTGAAGAGCTCGCGGGCTCGCGACGCTACCTTCAGTCGCGATCGCCTGATGGTTCAGAACTACATTCCGATTCTCTCAGTCATGCACGAAAGAACCTGCATGGACGAGGTGGGGATGTTCGACGAATCTCTTGCGACTCACGAGGACTGGGATCTCTTCATCCGGTTCGCAAACCGTTACCGCTTCGTGCACGTCGCCAGCATCACGGCAGACGTGTCGATGCGCAACGATGGGTCAAGCACGACGAGCGCCCACCGCAGCGACTTTCTGAGAACGCTGAAGCTGATTCACACTCGGTACCATCATTTGATTGCCGAGCGACCTGACCTTTTGGCGGATCAAGCCAAGTTCTATGAAGCAACGGCGCCCCTTCCAGCGCCGGAGCCAGAGGTCGATGTCTACGATAAAGCTTACGCCTGGGGTTGGGCGAATCCGGCCCTCAAAGACATCGTGTATTTGTGCTACAAGACCCCGAATCTCAGCGAAAATGCCAGACGATTCTACGAGAGCGACGAGTTCAAGTCGGAATGCCAACTTCTTCGCGATCTCGGCCAAGGACCAGGGACCGGAGTACGCGTTCTCGATGTTGGATGTGGAAACGGCGTTGCAAGTTATGCTTTGGCCCGAGCCGGCTATCAGGTGACGGCAATCGACTCGTCGAATGGGACGCTCGCTGGCGTGAGAGCGGCCGAGAAGCTCCAAGGCTTGGATGGCGTGACTTTCAAGGTGGGCCGCGCCGACCCGCCCGGTCTTCACTTTCCCGATGGTCACTTCGACGTCATCTGGATGCGCGAAGTCCTTCATCACATCAAGGACCTTCCAGCGTTCCTGGGCGAAGCTCACCGAGTTCTACGTCCTGGCGGCCTCATCTGCTGCTTTCGGGATACCGTCATCTGGAACGAAGAACAGCGAAAGGACTTCTTTGAAAAGCATCCCTTCTACCACATAACCAAGGACGAAGGTGCGTACTACCTGGATGAGTATAGGAGAGCCTTCCGCGACGCAGGGTTCTCCTGCGAGCGCGAGCTCAACCCCGTCGAGTCTCCCATCAACACCTTCCCAGGCCCTTGCAACCCGATGCAGAGGTTCGACGAAGCTTCCTCACGAACAAGGCGTACGGGTTACGACCTGTTCTCCTTCTTCTACAGAAAACCTCGTACGAGGATGCCCGGTGATGATGTGACGGCCCTCGTGGAGGGTGCCATTCGTAGGTTCAACGACTTCCAAGCCCGTTTGGGTGCCTCAGGACGTTGA
- a CDS encoding response regulator, with product MRSAHTRHRILIVEDDEGIADSLLGALEDRYDVALARNGREGLEALSLYCPDLVLLDLMLPVLDGAGFLAARTAVQRGVPVIIMSAGWDAGRVAREHGVPHVLVKPFGLEELDRLLERLLTPSGGRGGTGSGTPRHGEAKGGGGTRGGEARRWRHLTLGRAPGVRGVPLRAGTLRWEWNDANGGRQLVAGWAVRARSWGPPPPPRPPRGAGQAPEPNRPSDAASRGSRARRKRSSRGRFG from the coding sequence ATGAGATCCGCGCATACCCGCCACAGGATTCTCATCGTCGAGGACGACGAAGGCATCGCCGATTCACTGCTCGGGGCGCTCGAGGATCGGTACGATGTGGCGCTCGCACGCAATGGAAGAGAGGGCCTGGAGGCCCTGTCGCTTTACTGCCCAGATCTCGTGCTCCTGGATCTCATGCTGCCGGTGCTCGACGGCGCTGGGTTTCTCGCCGCCCGGACGGCGGTGCAACGAGGTGTTCCGGTGATCATCATGTCGGCGGGCTGGGACGCGGGCCGCGTCGCTCGTGAGCACGGGGTTCCGCATGTCCTGGTCAAGCCGTTCGGCCTGGAGGAACTCGACCGTCTGCTCGAGCGTTTGCTGACGCCCTCCGGGGGGAGGGGCGGTACGGGCTCCGGCACACCCCGGCACGGTGAGGCCAAAGGAGGCGGGGGCACCCGGGGAGGCGAAGCGAGACGCTGGCGCCACCTGACCCTCGGGCGTGCCCCCGGGGTCCGGGGTGTGCCCTTGCGCGCCGGCACCCTGCGCTGGGAGTGGAACGACGCGAACGGAGGGCGGCAGCTCGTGGCGGGGTGGGCGGTGCGCGCCCGCAGCTGGGGCCCCCCCCCACCTCCGCGCCCGCCCCGGGGCGCGGGGCAGGCCCCGGAGCCGAACCGGCCCTCTGACGCCGCATCCCGCGGGAGCCGGGCGCGCCGCAAACGGTCTTCTCGCGGGCGCTTCGGCTGA
- a CDS encoding class I SAM-dependent methyltransferase yields MDELSQLLEALVQSPAAAAQRGFQVVRLAYDSPIPDYDKLELYRRPYSDIPSGHIAWRYEDQLALWSKLKTYVSEFDFPENPVSDDRVYHRRNDYFCDVDGFTLYSLLRELNPKRVIEVGSGFSTKLMSAAMVRNARPGSSVTCIEPFRADVIKSLQVDAYVAPLQEVDLGLFDTLSYGDVLFIDSSHVVKPYGDVNMIFSHVLPRIPTGVWVHFHDIFLPFDYPESWMVKQRHVYSEQYMLSAFLAHNSEWEVKFAVNYFAHRYGVNAIQRELGLLHESGGSFWMRRR; encoded by the coding sequence ATGGACGAGTTGTCGCAGCTCCTCGAAGCATTGGTTCAGTCTCCTGCCGCGGCCGCGCAGAGGGGTTTCCAGGTCGTCAGACTGGCCTACGACAGCCCCATCCCCGACTACGACAAGCTCGAGCTCTACCGTAGGCCTTACAGCGACATCCCCAGCGGTCACATCGCTTGGCGCTACGAGGATCAACTCGCGCTTTGGAGCAAGCTCAAGACATATGTCTCCGAGTTCGACTTCCCGGAGAACCCGGTGTCCGATGATCGGGTTTACCACCGCCGCAACGACTACTTCTGTGACGTGGACGGTTTCACCCTCTACTCCCTCTTGCGCGAGCTGAATCCAAAGCGGGTCATCGAAGTCGGAAGTGGGTTTTCGACCAAGCTGATGAGCGCGGCTATGGTAAGGAACGCGCGACCAGGGTCGAGCGTGACGTGTATCGAGCCCTTTCGGGCGGACGTCATCAAGAGCCTGCAAGTCGATGCTTACGTGGCGCCGCTGCAAGAGGTCGATCTAGGGCTCTTCGACACGCTCTCCTACGGAGACGTACTTTTCATCGATTCGAGCCACGTCGTGAAGCCCTACGGGGATGTAAACATGATTTTCTCGCATGTTCTTCCACGCATCCCCACGGGGGTGTGGGTCCACTTTCACGACATCTTCTTGCCCTTCGACTACCCCGAGTCATGGATGGTGAAGCAGCGCCACGTATACAGCGAGCAGTACATGCTCTCTGCGTTCCTGGCCCACAACAGTGAGTGGGAAGTCAAGTTTGCCGTGAACTACTTTGCACACCGCTACGGGGTGAATGCGATCCAACGGGAGCTGGGGCTTCTACATGAATCGGGTGGTTCGTTCTGGATGCGACGCCGCTAG
- a CDS encoding ketoacyl-ACP synthase III, whose protein sequence is MTRTIFLGTGHAVPDKVVTNDELAQVMTTSDEWIRQRTGIEERRHVDFARAPMGASDLGAQAGRAALANAGVSPDDVDLIIYATLSPDRAFPGDGVLVQAKLNIPAGVPALDIRNQCSGFLYGLSIADAFIRIGTYRRVLLIGSEVHSTGLDFSDRGRDVSVIFGDGAAAVVLGPTEDPARGVLSVHLHADGRFADELCCNYPSSATMPRIDTAHLHDGAQFPHMNGRNVFKHASVRMPEVIEEALAANQLTPSDIDLLIPHQANLRISEMVQQRMGLPGSKVWNNIQRYGNTTAASIPLALDEARAAGRCQPGDLVCFAAFGAGFTWGAALVRW, encoded by the coding sequence ATGACACGAACGATCTTTCTGGGAACGGGGCACGCGGTGCCCGACAAGGTGGTTACGAATGACGAACTCGCGCAGGTGATGACCACCTCCGACGAGTGGATTCGCCAGCGCACAGGCATCGAAGAGCGCCGCCATGTCGACTTCGCACGCGCGCCGATGGGGGCATCGGATCTGGGCGCCCAGGCGGGGCGGGCGGCCCTCGCCAACGCCGGGGTGAGCCCCGACGACGTCGACCTCATCATCTACGCCACGCTCAGCCCCGATCGCGCGTTCCCCGGCGACGGCGTGCTCGTTCAGGCCAAACTGAACATCCCTGCGGGGGTGCCCGCGCTGGACATTCGCAACCAGTGCTCCGGGTTCCTCTACGGCTTGTCCATCGCTGATGCGTTCATCCGCATCGGCACCTACCGGCGCGTGTTGCTGATTGGCTCCGAGGTGCACTCGACGGGGCTCGACTTTTCGGATCGGGGCCGAGACGTGTCCGTCATCTTCGGCGACGGCGCGGCCGCCGTGGTGCTAGGCCCAACCGAGGATCCCGCGCGCGGTGTGCTCTCGGTTCATCTGCACGCCGATGGGCGCTTCGCTGACGAGCTTTGCTGCAACTATCCTTCGAGCGCCACCATGCCCCGCATCGACACCGCTCATCTGCACGATGGGGCTCAGTTTCCCCACATGAACGGCCGCAACGTGTTCAAGCACGCCTCGGTACGCATGCCGGAGGTGATCGAGGAAGCGCTCGCGGCGAACCAGCTCACCCCAAGCGACATCGATCTGCTCATCCCGCATCAAGCCAACTTGCGGATCAGCGAAATGGTCCAGCAGCGCATGGGTCTGCCCGGGAGCAAGGTCTGGAACAACATCCAGCGCTACGGCAACACCACCGCCGCTTCGATTCCCCTGGCCCTCGACGAAGCGCGCGCCGCGGGGCGATGCCAACCGGGCGACCTCGTTTGTTTCGCCGCCTTCGGCGCCGGGTTTACCTGGGGCGCCGCCCTCGTCCGCTGGTGA
- a CDS encoding RNA polymerase sigma factor, which produces MISSFKERPHAPEPHDVTDGGKAGDAFDAFYAQWVSKVFAWLRAQGVRPAELDDVAQDVFLVVHRRLPRFDGRHPAAWLYRVAHNVVRNHRRAAWLKRLVFMDTSDPELPFVDERTTSAAHEEAERLRALQVLLDRMEPKRRAALWMFEVEGASGEEIAEVQGVPLNTVWSRLRLARQDLAKLVESARQAQQGGEWP; this is translated from the coding sequence TTGATCTCGAGTTTCAAAGAACGCCCCCACGCGCCAGAGCCGCACGACGTCACGGACGGCGGCAAAGCCGGGGACGCGTTCGACGCCTTCTATGCTCAGTGGGTGAGCAAGGTGTTCGCGTGGCTGCGCGCCCAGGGCGTGCGCCCCGCCGAGCTCGACGACGTGGCGCAGGACGTGTTCCTCGTGGTGCATCGGCGCCTTCCCCGCTTCGATGGCCGGCATCCGGCCGCGTGGCTTTACCGGGTGGCGCACAACGTGGTGCGGAATCATCGGCGCGCCGCCTGGCTCAAGCGGCTCGTGTTCATGGACACGTCCGATCCGGAGCTTCCCTTCGTAGACGAGCGCACCACGTCCGCGGCGCACGAGGAGGCCGAACGTCTGCGCGCGCTGCAGGTTTTGTTGGATCGCATGGAGCCGAAGCGCCGGGCTGCCTTGTGGATGTTCGAGGTGGAAGGCGCGAGCGGCGAGGAGATCGCCGAGGTTCAGGGCGTGCCGCTCAACACCGTGTGGTCACGGTTGCGGCTGGCCCGCCAGGACCTCGCCAAACTGGTCGAGAGCGCGCGGCAGGCGCAGCAAGGCGGAGAGTGGCCATGA
- a CDS encoding NAD-dependent epimerase/dehydratase family protein gives MVTGAGGFLGSHIAERFASSSYDVTAVGRFATEFTRTPPGVRRFVGMTLPDRRFVDAVKRSKPDILVHCAGTASVPDSVAHPYADFQRTVDVCAFVLESLRTESPRSLFILLSSAAVYGNPETQPIVESTPTKPVSPYGYHKLLCELLARESAELHGVEVAILRIFSAYGIRQRKQVIHDLFMKLCGAGEGDVELMGTGNETRDFIHARDVATSVELIAKERATGVFNLASGESISISSLAAEISHALDSRKPIVFTGTRRKGDPVGWKADIGRLRAMGFRPAVPLRQGLAEYADWYRQHCLGAH, from the coding sequence ATGGTCACGGGTGCCGGAGGATTCCTGGGATCCCACATTGCGGAGCGCTTTGCTTCCTCCTCGTACGACGTCACGGCCGTGGGACGATTTGCGACCGAGTTCACACGGACGCCGCCCGGCGTGAGACGATTCGTAGGGATGACCCTTCCTGATCGGAGATTCGTGGACGCCGTCAAACGGAGCAAACCAGACATCCTGGTCCACTGTGCGGGAACCGCGTCGGTTCCTGATTCAGTCGCGCACCCTTACGCCGACTTTCAGCGCACGGTTGATGTGTGCGCATTCGTGCTCGAGTCTCTTCGAACGGAAAGTCCCAGGAGCCTCTTCATTCTGCTCTCGAGTGCCGCCGTATACGGAAACCCGGAAACCCAGCCGATCGTGGAGTCGACGCCCACGAAGCCCGTCTCTCCCTACGGATACCACAAGCTCCTGTGTGAACTCCTGGCGCGAGAGTCCGCGGAGTTGCACGGGGTCGAGGTCGCCATCCTTAGAATCTTCTCGGCTTATGGCATTCGTCAGAGAAAGCAGGTCATTCATGATCTGTTCATGAAGCTTTGTGGTGCGGGTGAAGGAGATGTCGAGCTCATGGGTACAGGTAACGAAACCAGGGACTTCATCCACGCACGAGACGTTGCCACGTCGGTCGAACTCATCGCCAAGGAGAGGGCCACGGGAGTGTTCAACCTGGCCTCCGGTGAATCGATCTCGATCTCCTCGCTTGCTGCCGAGATCTCACACGCCCTCGACTCGCGAAAACCCATCGTGTTTACAGGAACCCGCAGAAAGGGGGATCCCGTGGGATGGAAGGCAGACATCGGGAGACTTCGTGCGATGGGATTTCGGCCCGCCGTCCCGCTGAGACAAGGATTGGCCGAGTACGCCGACTGGTACCGGCAGCACTGCCTCGGAGCCCACTGA
- a CDS encoding hemerythrin domain-containing protein codes for MAKTSKDEKTEDATKILMTQHREVEAFFEELEDGNPKMSTMKKLANSLALHMTLEERIFYPASNEDETEGQLREGVEEHLAAKRTLADLLAMKPKDPQFRAKVAVLKEQVLHHVKEEEKELFPKVRKLLGKERLAELGDEMRMLASKLGRTKKNVGKQLSSQTDHAASL; via the coding sequence AGAAGACCGAGGACGCAACCAAGATTCTGATGACCCAGCACCGGGAGGTCGAGGCGTTCTTCGAGGAGCTCGAAGACGGAAACCCGAAAATGTCCACGATGAAGAAGCTGGCCAACTCCTTGGCCTTGCACATGACGCTCGAAGAGCGGATCTTTTATCCCGCGAGCAACGAAGATGAAACCGAGGGGCAGCTCCGCGAGGGTGTCGAGGAGCATCTGGCCGCCAAGCGCACGCTGGCCGATCTCCTGGCGATGAAGCCCAAGGATCCGCAATTCAGGGCGAAGGTCGCCGTGCTCAAGGAGCAGGTCCTCCATCACGTCAAGGAGGAGGAAAAAGAACTCTTCCCCAAGGTGCGCAAGCTGCTCGGTAAGGAGCGGCTGGCAGAGCTCGGTGACGAGATGCGTATGCTCGCCTCCAAGCTGGGACGCACCAAAAAGAACGTGGGAAAGCAGCTGTCCTCCCAGACCGATCACGCTGCGTCTTTGTGA
- a CDS encoding response regulator, which translates to MRSHHSVRAEGLYGVARLEREGMVRPMPPFDQPGAPWEPKRIVVIDDNVDGAESLKDVLEAGGHDVRVAFDGPEGLAALRSFVPDVVLCDIGLPGMDGYDVARAVRADPTLASAFLVALSGYAAAEDIERAKRAGFDRHMAKPPDLSALDRLLATVPSARSTRP; encoded by the coding sequence ATGCGCAGCCATCATAGCGTGCGCGCCGAAGGCCTCTATGGGGTGGCCCGTCTCGAACGCGAAGGTATGGTTAGGCCCATGCCCCCCTTCGATCAGCCTGGCGCCCCCTGGGAGCCGAAGCGCATCGTGGTGATCGACGACAACGTCGACGGCGCCGAGAGCCTCAAAGACGTGCTCGAAGCGGGTGGGCACGACGTGAGGGTGGCGTTCGACGGGCCCGAAGGCCTGGCAGCGCTCCGCAGCTTCGTGCCCGACGTGGTCCTGTGTGACATCGGGTTGCCAGGCATGGACGGCTACGACGTGGCGCGGGCCGTGCGCGCCGATCCCACCCTGGCATCGGCCTTTCTGGTGGCGCTCAGCGGATACGCAGCGGCGGAGGATATCGAGAGGGCCAAGCGGGCTGGCTTCGACAGGCACATGGCAAAGCCGCCGGACCTCAGCGCGCTCGACAGGCTGCTCGCCACCGTGCCGTCGGCCCGGTCGACGCGACCCTGA
- a CDS encoding UPF0158 family protein → MATPLDIDLPALAEALDAGPSVSCAYYLDRLTGGVEMVLQEAFDEQALFADVRNDPARYRPLPLAPAWLRRDLRRRFVEAQVEAPHVRVQLLEALEARQALGGFARLLRLHPTLQEGFSAYRAQALAPLAREWLASEKIRARLLGADQEE, encoded by the coding sequence ATGGCCACCCCCCTCGACATCGACCTGCCCGCGCTGGCGGAGGCCCTGGACGCAGGCCCCTCCGTCTCGTGCGCCTACTACCTCGACCGCCTCACCGGCGGCGTGGAGATGGTGCTGCAGGAGGCGTTCGACGAGCAGGCCCTGTTCGCAGACGTGCGCAACGACCCGGCGCGCTATCGCCCCTTGCCTTTGGCGCCGGCCTGGCTCCGTCGGGACCTGCGCCGGCGTTTCGTCGAAGCGCAGGTCGAAGCCCCCCACGTGCGGGTGCAGCTCCTGGAAGCCCTCGAAGCCCGCCAGGCGCTCGGGGGGTTCGCCCGTCTCCTGCGGTTGCACCCGACTTTGCAGGAAGGTTTCAGCGCTTACAGAGCCCAGGCGCTGGCCCCCCTGGCGCGGGAGTGGCTAGCGTCAGAGAAAATACGCGCGCGCCTTTTGGGGGCCGACCAGGAGGAATGA
- a CDS encoding glycosyltransferase, translating to MNVSPSPAPLVSIIVPVFNLWEYTLRCLLSVVRHTSHIPHEVIVIDDASTDETAAALPLLEGVRFHRNDVNQGFSHNNNIAAQMARGQYLVFLNNDTEVHPRWLDKMLDVMKSDPSVGMVGCKLLFPDGTIQHGGVGFSYGSPDPISPYHLDYQKPSATSTERRSLQAVTAACALMPRSLFVSLGGFDEGFRMGYEDVDLCLRIREAGWKIIYTPDSLVTHYESLSPGRFESGRRNIERLHENWLGRFEAYDADYRKVIPPRSGLRRQPCSVVVSVHDELSAVAPALHSLTCAMAPDDELILVDDGSVGATSKFLRLFADRQTVPTRVLRHETHRGLARAWTSGLAVATYERAVACTCTVCVLPDAVDRLMRHLEADPQIGLLGTRTADGTHYEGRWRLYMEGVDPGRVPRVGAGAAPSSTHLTTALVAGPTAGLRRLVEEMPHGVPGQHPKLWTTALREEGRRSAVAPDVEAFPLTQVFPACNEATRSLYFEHVAAALDGGLPGEKVSVIVVARDHEDALWACLSALVAHTQKAMELIIVDDGSSTPLRVRAEQRLATLRTRAFVSTSWIRNEGPMGLPFAINQGLAHSTAAELVVMNGDVLVTPQWLVRMSAVLRLSPDIGIVAPTANTGPRPQRCDMPNALHPPMELDDFAAERRAKYLGEFGGMPRVSGVCLLLRRELVDAIGGFDPSYPQDGDVEDYCLRATRRGFLVAMAREAYVEHLGRLPARWLDLHPRRAHPRGWLRFCERWHHDPADSDTDGLSKVFAPEPGFNPATDRVTLPTTPSGVASRTNHPIHVEAPAPVGSHSPRSGVQSSSRQT from the coding sequence ATGAATGTGTCGCCGTCTCCAGCGCCGCTCGTTTCGATCATCGTGCCGGTGTTCAACCTGTGGGAGTACACCCTCCGGTGCCTGCTTTCGGTGGTCAGGCACACGTCCCACATCCCCCACGAGGTGATCGTGATCGACGACGCCTCGACCGACGAGACCGCCGCGGCCTTGCCGCTGCTGGAAGGAGTTCGGTTCCACAGAAACGACGTGAACCAAGGGTTCTCTCACAACAACAACATCGCCGCGCAGATGGCGAGAGGCCAGTACCTCGTGTTCCTGAACAACGATACCGAGGTCCACCCTCGTTGGTTGGATAAAATGCTCGACGTCATGAAGTCCGATCCCTCCGTGGGGATGGTCGGCTGCAAGCTGCTGTTCCCGGACGGGACCATTCAACACGGGGGCGTTGGCTTTTCTTACGGTTCGCCCGACCCGATCTCACCCTATCACCTCGACTATCAGAAGCCCTCCGCGACAAGCACAGAGCGAAGGTCGCTGCAAGCGGTCACCGCGGCCTGTGCACTCATGCCGCGCTCACTCTTCGTCTCCCTCGGGGGATTCGACGAGGGCTTTCGCATGGGCTACGAGGACGTGGATCTCTGTCTACGCATTCGAGAAGCTGGGTGGAAGATCATCTACACGCCAGACTCGTTGGTCACGCACTACGAATCGCTCAGCCCGGGACGGTTTGAGTCGGGGCGACGCAATATCGAGAGATTGCATGAAAACTGGCTGGGGCGCTTCGAGGCCTACGACGCTGACTACCGAAAAGTGATACCGCCTCGTAGCGGGCTTCGGCGGCAACCTTGCTCCGTCGTGGTCAGCGTGCACGATGAACTATCGGCCGTCGCGCCGGCTCTTCACAGCCTGACCTGCGCAATGGCGCCCGATGATGAGCTCATCCTGGTCGATGACGGTTCGGTCGGCGCCACATCGAAATTCTTGCGCCTCTTCGCTGACCGGCAGACCGTGCCCACGCGCGTCCTTCGCCACGAGACGCACAGGGGTCTGGCGCGGGCCTGGACGAGCGGGCTTGCCGTGGCGACGTATGAACGCGCCGTCGCCTGCACGTGCACGGTTTGTGTGTTGCCCGACGCGGTCGATCGTTTGATGCGTCACCTGGAAGCCGATCCCCAGATCGGCCTTCTCGGCACCCGTACAGCCGACGGTACCCACTACGAAGGTCGCTGGCGGCTCTACATGGAAGGCGTAGACCCCGGCCGCGTCCCTCGTGTCGGTGCTGGGGCGGCGCCGTCTTCGACTCATCTCACGACCGCGCTCGTGGCCGGGCCCACGGCGGGACTGCGCAGGCTGGTCGAGGAGATGCCGCACGGGGTACCGGGGCAGCATCCAAAACTCTGGACGACCGCGCTGCGGGAGGAGGGGCGCCGGTCGGCCGTTGCCCCGGATGTCGAAGCCTTTCCCCTCACGCAGGTCTTTCCCGCGTGCAACGAGGCTACACGAAGCCTCTACTTCGAGCACGTGGCCGCAGCCCTGGACGGTGGGTTGCCAGGCGAGAAAGTCTCTGTAATCGTGGTGGCGCGCGACCACGAGGACGCGCTTTGGGCTTGCCTCAGCGCGCTCGTGGCTCACACGCAGAAAGCCATGGAGCTCATCATCGTGGACGATGGCTCTTCGACGCCCCTGAGGGTCCGAGCCGAGCAGCGCCTTGCCACCCTCCGCACGCGTGCTTTCGTCAGCACCTCTTGGATTCGCAACGAAGGGCCGATGGGCCTGCCATTCGCGATCAATCAAGGGTTGGCCCATAGCACGGCAGCGGAGCTCGTCGTGATGAACGGGGACGTGCTGGTCACCCCGCAATGGCTAGTGCGCATGAGCGCGGTGTTGAGGCTGAGCCCTGACATCGGTATTGTGGCGCCTACCGCGAACACGGGGCCCCGTCCACAGCGCTGCGACATGCCCAATGCGCTCCATCCGCCCATGGAGCTAGATGACTTTGCTGCCGAGCGCAGAGCCAAGTACCTGGGCGAGTTCGGAGGCATGCCGCGGGTCTCCGGCGTCTGTCTCCTCCTGCGCAGGGAGCTCGTTGATGCGATCGGTGGCTTTGACCCGAGTTATCCCCAAGATGGCGACGTAGAAGACTACTGCTTGCGGGCCACCCGAAGAGGCTTTTTGGTGGCGATGGCGCGAGAAGCCTACGTCGAACACCTCGGGCGCCTTCCTGCACGCTGGCTCGATCTTCATCCGCGTCGCGCACACCCACGTGGGTGGCTTCGATTCTGCGAACGCTGGCATCATGACCCGGCGGACTCAGACACCGACGGACTGTCCAAGGTGTTCGCTCCGGAGCCCGGGTTCAATCCCGCGACCGACCGGGTAACTCTGCCGACGACGCCTAGCGGCGTCGCATCCAGAACGAACCACCCGATTCATGTAGAAGCCCCAGCTCCCGTTGGATCGCATTCACCCCGTAGCGGTGTGCAAAGTAGTTCACGGCAAACTTGA